One Littorina saxatilis isolate snail1 linkage group LG1, US_GU_Lsax_2.0, whole genome shotgun sequence genomic window carries:
- the LOC138947373 gene encoding uncharacterized protein isoform X2 — protein MHVVSDQAGQPVVASQPAKQSLQPSVRHQNCASMVGLPAEQSPTEDLTIPHADKDADSELDAQFEYSDVSDDDNKVPLNVTDDDSDDTVEDVHDFHFLDDCAEDSTNVTENQNGSISGIVEKTCGGCSGIHHHFQQKMTDRDCNYDAERLRTNSPRHGQPH, from the exons ATGCATGTTGTTTCAGATCAAGCTGGTCAACCTGTTGTTGCATCACAGCCAGCAAAGCAGAGTCTACAACCATCAGTAAGACATCAAAACTGTGCTTCTATG GTTGGGTTGCCTGCTGAGCAGTCCCCCACTGAGGATTTGACTATTCCGCATGCGGATAAAG ATGCTGATTCTGAACTCGATGCTCAATTTGAATACTCTGACGTTTCTGATGATGACAACAAAGTCCCTCTCAACGTGACAG ATGATGATTCTGATGATACAGTTGAAGATGTCCACGACTTCCACTTTTTGGATGATTGCGCCGAAGACTCTACCAACGTGACAG aaaATCAAAACGGGAGCATCAGCGGAATTGTGGAGAAGACTTGCGGAGGTTGTTCTGGCATACATCATCATTTTCAACAGAAGATGACCGACAGAG ACTGCAACTATGACGCTGAAAGACTTAGAACAAATTCACCAAGGCATGGACAGCCACACTAA
- the LOC138947373 gene encoding uncharacterized protein isoform X3 — MVGLPAEQSPTEDLTIPHADKDADSELDAQFEYSDVSDDDNKVPLNVTDDDSDDTVEDVHDFHFLDDCAEDSTNVTENQNGSISGIVEKTCGGCSGIHHHFQQKMTDRDCNYDAERLRTNSPRHGQPH; from the exons ATG GTTGGGTTGCCTGCTGAGCAGTCCCCCACTGAGGATTTGACTATTCCGCATGCGGATAAAG ATGCTGATTCTGAACTCGATGCTCAATTTGAATACTCTGACGTTTCTGATGATGACAACAAAGTCCCTCTCAACGTGACAG ATGATGATTCTGATGATACAGTTGAAGATGTCCACGACTTCCACTTTTTGGATGATTGCGCCGAAGACTCTACCAACGTGACAG aaaATCAAAACGGGAGCATCAGCGGAATTGTGGAGAAGACTTGCGGAGGTTGTTCTGGCATACATCATCATTTTCAACAGAAGATGACCGACAGAG ACTGCAACTATGACGCTGAAAGACTTAGAACAAATTCACCAAGGCATGGACAGCCACACTAA